A part of Streptococcus porcinus genomic DNA contains:
- the vicK gene encoding cell wall metabolism sensor histidine kinase VicK, with protein MTRDIVGNLSLFELAILFLLIFVAIYFIYLAVRDYRNAKIIRQMSHKIRDLINGRYTDDINSKADIELIDLSEQLNDLSDVFRLTHENLAQEKNRLASILAYMSDGVLATDRTGQIMMINETAQKQMNISREEALTKNITDLLGSESPYTYRELVSQTPIVTINRRDETGEFITLRLRFALNRRESGFISGLVVVLHDTTEQEKEERERRLFVSNVSHELRTPLTSVKSYLEALDEGALKEDIAPSFIKVSLDETNRMMRMISDLLNLSRIDNQVTALAVEMTNFTAFMTSILNRFDLVRNQNTVAGKTYEIIRDYPIKSIWLEIDNDKMTQVIENILNNAIKYSPDGGKIRVKMKTTDSQLIISISDQGLGIPKKDLPLIFDRFYRVDKARSRAQGGTGLGLAIAKEIVKQHKGFIWAKSDYGKGSTFTIVLPYDKDVMSDDVDEWEDDID; from the coding sequence ATGACTAGAGACATTGTTGGAAATTTATCTTTATTTGAATTAGCAATACTCTTCTTATTGATTTTTGTTGCTATCTATTTTATTTATTTAGCTGTTCGCGATTATCGTAATGCTAAAATTATCAGACAAATGAGTCACAAAATTCGTGATTTGATTAACGGTCGTTATACTGATGATATTAATAGCAAAGCAGACATTGAATTAATTGACCTATCAGAACAACTTAATGATCTATCAGATGTTTTTCGTCTCACCCATGAAAATTTAGCTCAGGAGAAGAATCGTCTGGCTAGCATTTTGGCTTATATGAGTGATGGTGTTTTAGCGACTGACCGAACTGGTCAGATTATGATGATTAATGAAACAGCACAAAAACAGATGAACATCAGTCGTGAGGAGGCCCTTACAAAGAATATAACTGATCTTTTGGGTAGTGAATCTCCTTATACTTATAGGGAATTAGTGTCTCAAACACCAATTGTTACCATAAATCGGCGTGATGAGACAGGCGAATTTATCACATTGCGCTTGCGTTTCGCACTGAATAGACGTGAAAGTGGCTTTATTTCAGGTTTGGTCGTCGTATTGCACGACACTACTGAACAAGAAAAAGAAGAAAGGGAGCGTCGTCTTTTTGTTTCCAACGTTAGCCATGAGCTGAGAACTCCTTTGACTTCGGTTAAATCATACCTGGAAGCACTTGATGAGGGAGCCTTAAAAGAGGACATTGCTCCAAGTTTTATTAAAGTTTCACTTGATGAAACTAATCGGATGATGCGGATGATTTCCGATCTTTTGAATTTGTCACGAATAGATAATCAGGTGACAGCGTTAGCCGTTGAGATGACTAACTTTACAGCTTTTATGACCTCAATCTTAAATCGATTTGATTTGGTTCGCAACCAAAATACAGTTGCCGGTAAGACATATGAGATAATCCGTGATTATCCCATAAAGTCAATTTGGTTAGAAATTGATAATGATAAGATGACCCAGGTCATTGAAAATATTTTAAATAATGCTATTAAATATTCTCCTGATGGAGGTAAAATTCGAGTTAAAATGAAAACTACTGATAGCCAGCTAATTATCTCCATTTCTGATCAAGGTTTAGGAATTCCTAAAAAAGATCTCCCTTTAATTTTCGACCGATTCTATCGTGTTGATAAAGCACGTAGCCGGGCGCAGGGTGGAACAGGACTAGGGTTGGCTATTGCAAAAGAGATTGTCAAACAACATAAGGGCTTTATTTGGGCTAAAAGTGATTACGGTAAGGGTTCGACCTTTACAATTGTTCTTCCTTATGACAAAGATGTGATGTCAGATGATGTTGATGAATGG
- a CDS encoding transporter substrate-binding domain-containing protein encodes MTYKKKWILLSLLAFFCLSQLTLPSVKATENKWVNSSAIKKIKKSGVLRIGVKQDVPNFGYYSPNSGQYEGMEVDIARKIAKSLKVKPVFTAVTAQTREALLDNGQLDIIIATYTITPERQASYSFSKPYYRDEIGFLVNTSQKVASIKDLNHATIGVAQGSTTKAAIEEYARNKKLTFKFVQLGSYPELAISLYAKRIKAFSVDKSILTGYVSKQSQILSDGFNQQSYGIASSKTNQNLTKYINELITKWSTDGSLKKIYRKYHLKPAKAE; translated from the coding sequence ATGACCTATAAAAAAAAATGGATTCTTTTAAGCCTTTTGGCTTTTTTCTGTCTATCTCAATTAACCTTACCAAGTGTCAAAGCTACTGAGAACAAGTGGGTAAATAGCTCTGCTATTAAAAAAATTAAAAAATCAGGTGTTTTGAGAATAGGAGTCAAGCAAGACGTGCCAAACTTTGGTTACTATAGCCCTAATAGTGGTCAATATGAAGGTATGGAAGTTGATATTGCTAGGAAAATCGCTAAATCACTAAAGGTTAAGCCTGTCTTTACTGCTGTAACTGCTCAGACACGTGAAGCCCTTTTGGATAATGGTCAATTAGATATTATCATTGCTACCTATACTATCACTCCTGAACGACAAGCTAGCTACTCCTTCTCTAAACCTTATTACCGCGATGAAATTGGCTTTCTCGTTAATACTTCTCAAAAAGTAGCATCAATCAAAGACCTAAACCACGCAACTATCGGTGTGGCCCAGGGATCAACTACTAAAGCTGCAATTGAGGAATATGCTAGAAACAAAAAACTCACATTTAAATTTGTTCAACTAGGATCTTACCCCGAATTAGCCATTTCTCTTTATGCTAAACGGATTAAAGCATTTTCTGTTGACAAATCTATTCTAACGGGCTATGTCAGCAAACAGTCACAAATTTTATCAGATGGTTTTAACCAACAATCTTACGGTATTGCTAGCTCAAAAACTAATCAAAACTTAACCAAGTATATCAATGAATTAATTACTAAATGGTCAACTGATGGTAGTTTGAAAAAAATCTATCGTAAATACCATTTGAAACCTGCTAAAGCTGAATAA
- the yycF gene encoding response regulator YycF yields the protein MKKILIVDDEKPISDIIKFNLTKEGYDIMTAFDGREAITIFEEDKPDLVILDLMLPEMDGLEVAKEIRKTSHIPIIMLSAKDSEFDKVIGLEIGADDYVTKPFSNRELLARVKAHLRRTETIETAVAEENASSGNQELTIGNLQILPDAFLAKKYGKEVELTHREFELLHHLANHIGQVMTREHLLETVWGYDYFGDVRTVDVTVRRLREKIEDTPSRPEYILTRRGVGYYMKQHD from the coding sequence ATGAAAAAAATCCTCATTGTAGACGATGAAAAACCTATTTCAGATATTATAAAGTTTAATTTGACCAAAGAAGGTTATGATATTATGACGGCTTTTGATGGCCGAGAAGCCATTACAATCTTCGAAGAAGATAAACCTGACTTGGTTATTTTGGATTTAATGTTACCAGAGATGGATGGTCTTGAAGTCGCAAAAGAAATCCGAAAAACCAGTCATATCCCTATTATCATGCTTTCTGCAAAAGATAGTGAATTTGATAAGGTGATTGGTTTAGAAATCGGTGCGGATGATTACGTGACAAAACCTTTTTCAAATCGTGAGCTCCTAGCGCGTGTTAAAGCTCATTTGCGACGTACTGAGACGATTGAAACAGCTGTTGCTGAAGAAAATGCTTCTTCAGGAAATCAAGAATTAACTATCGGTAATCTCCAGATTCTACCAGATGCTTTCTTGGCTAAAAAATATGGCAAAGAAGTTGAACTGACACATCGCGAATTTGAATTATTACATCATTTAGCAAATCATATTGGGCAAGTTATGACCCGTGAACATTTATTAGAAACCGTCTGGGGCTATGATTATTTTGGTGATGTGAGAACTGTTGATGTTACCGTACGACGTTTGAGAGAAAAAATAGAAGACACACCAAGCCGTCCTGAATATATTTTGACAAGACGTGGCGTTGGTTATTATATGAAACAGCATGACTAG
- a CDS encoding amino acid ABC transporter ATP-binding protein, translating to MALIEFKNVNKHYGDFHALKNINLTIDKGQVVVLLGPSGSGKSTLIRTINGLEKIENGSLIVNGHQIVNSSAKDLVTLRKEVGMVFQHFNLYPHKTVLENVTLAPIKVLGQSKAEAEKIAEKYLTFVNMWDRKDSYPSMLSGGQKQRIAIARGLAMQPELLLFDEPTSALDPETIGDVLAVMQNLAADGTNMIVVTHEMGFAREVADRIIFMADGEVLEDTTDVAGFFDNPKEPRAKQFLSKIINHTSEKVQAKKKSRP from the coding sequence ATGGCACTCATTGAATTTAAAAACGTTAATAAGCATTATGGGGATTTCCACGCTTTAAAAAACATTAATTTAACTATCGACAAAGGACAAGTAGTAGTTTTATTAGGTCCATCTGGTTCTGGAAAGTCTACTCTTATTCGTACCATTAATGGCTTAGAAAAGATTGAAAATGGTAGCTTGATCGTTAATGGGCACCAAATTGTTAATAGTTCCGCCAAAGATTTAGTAACCCTACGTAAAGAAGTTGGAATGGTATTTCAACACTTTAATCTTTATCCCCACAAAACTGTGTTAGAAAATGTTACTTTAGCTCCTATCAAAGTTCTAGGACAGTCTAAAGCAGAAGCTGAAAAAATAGCTGAAAAATACCTAACCTTTGTTAATATGTGGGATCGTAAAGATTCTTATCCTTCTATGTTGTCAGGTGGTCAAAAGCAAAGAATTGCTATTGCACGCGGGCTAGCTATGCAACCTGAATTACTACTATTTGATGAACCTACTTCTGCTCTTGATCCTGAAACAATTGGTGATGTTTTAGCAGTCATGCAAAATCTTGCTGCCGATGGCACTAACATGATTGTCGTTACACACGAAATGGGATTCGCAAGGGAAGTTGCCGACAGGATTATCTTTATGGCGGACGGTGAAGTGTTAGAGGATACAACAGATGTTGCAGGTTTCTTTGATAATCCTAAAGAACCTCGTGCTAAGCAATTTCTAAGTAAAATCATTAACCACACCAGTGAAAAAGTCCAAGCTAAGAAAAAATCTCGCCCATAA